The Bdellovibrio bacteriovorus DNA segment AAAGTAAGGATCAATCGGAATTCATGCTCAAAACTCAAGTGACTGAGATCCGTCGTTCCTTGCTTTCGGCCATCGCTTCGGATTCGGCGTGGCAGGAAACTTTGACACGAAATGCAGTGATGCGATGTCTTTCACCGCACCAAAAATATTGCGGCCCTAATCAGACGGAAACGGCCGATATCATTCTCTACGATGCTAGCGGCCAGGTGTTTTACGATGGAACGAAAACCACAGGTGGCTTCCGTATCGATGGCCTACCCTGCAATACTTACTCGGCTTCAGGCAATGATAATTGCCCGGTAAAAGCTTCCTTGAAATGGAGAGCAGCTTGTGCAACCGGTGACTGCTCGCAAATTGAAAACTTCATCAGCCTTTCGTTCGTGTATAGTCCTTCGAGTAAGGAAAAAAAATTTCCATTCAACGCTCGTAATTACGGCGTTGAAGAAGTAAGTCGTATTAAAATTTCTGCTTCAGAATCTCCGGTTTTGGAGTGTGCAAGAAAATCGTCATTTTTTATTGGTGAAGGACAGTCCTTCAATGGGTACGTAGCGGACACGACAGGATGTGTACCATATGTTGCTTTTCAAGGGGCTAAGGGAGCCACAGGAGTCGCCGGGATGGCGGGTCCTCAAGGTGTCCCTGGAGCCAAAGGGGCCGATGCACATTGCTCGACTCCGTAAGTAAAAGAATCCGCTGACCATTGGGGGGAAGATGGCCGAAGGAAGTTTTGCCAAAAGGCGCAAGCTATTGTCACTGACGTTGCTCGTAGGTGTCGGGACCTCTATATTCTATACGAATTGTTCAAACTCTGGATTTACGACAACAGCGTCGTTAGAAGACTCGCTGCAATCCGCATCGACCTCGGCTTCATGCAATCAAGCTGTGCGAAATTTTCCACTGCCTACGCATTGGTCGAACACGGTGCTTGATATTGTGGAAGGAGCTTCGGACACTTTGCAAATCAATGAAAGTGATCCGTTGAAAACTCGCCGCATTTACAATTACGGTTTTTTACCTACGGTCAATGCTTATGTGGGAACTTCTTTTGACTTATTCCGCATGGACGACAATGACTTTAACAACTG contains these protein-coding regions:
- a CDS encoding collagen-like triple helix repeat-containing protein, whose product is MKLLLNSKGFGIVNVLMAAGLVSMTALSVASVLSKQSKDQSEFMLKTQVTEIRRSLLSAIASDSAWQETLTRNAVMRCLSPHQKYCGPNQTETADIILYDASGQVFYDGTKTTGGFRIDGLPCNTYSASGNDNCPVKASLKWRAACATGDCSQIENFISLSFVYSPSSKEKKFPFNARNYGVEEVSRIKISASESPVLECARKSSFFIGEGQSFNGYVADTTGCVPYVAFQGAKGATGVAGMAGPQGVPGAKGADAHCSTP